A window of Procambarus clarkii isolate CNS0578487 chromosome 9, FALCON_Pclarkii_2.0, whole genome shotgun sequence contains these coding sequences:
- the LOC123766085 gene encoding zinc finger protein 271 has protein sequence MKVVIGKEPYQCPECPECFSDESTLMRHMAVHTGKKTYRCLECLKDFARKSSLTNHMKIHAAENQQCPICQKIITKRCNLLTHMRVHSGEKPYQCSECSKNFSAKSYLDKHMRVHSGEKPFQCSECFKGFTNYANVLTHMRIHTGEKPYQCSECHKSFSQKGNLVKHKSIHTGLKPYLCSVCKKGFTVKSVLLQHMRVHTGEKPYQCTECLKEFSERSVLLKHMRVHTGEKPYSCLECLKCFSQKSTLDNHVKVHTGEKPHSCSVCQKGFSKKSSLASHMRVHTGEKPYKCSICTRYFSEKSSLIKHKRLHSGEKPYQCSVCLKMFSETSGLSKHMKVHTGEKPFKCSECLKSFSGKSNLIKHMRVHTGEKPFQCSVCAKEFSEKSALLKHVRTHTGEKPYKCTVCIKEFSLQSSLVIHMRTHTGDKPYKCSMCPKAFPDKSALSKHMRVHTGEKLYQCSECLRAFSKKSTLLRHKRVNSGQNSHQCSEIIM, from the coding sequence ATGAAAGTTGTTATTGGAAAGGAACCGTATCAGTGTCCCGAGTGTCCAGAATGCTTCTCAGATGAGTCTACTTTAATGAGACATATGGCAGTTCATACAGGAAAGAAAACTTACCGGTGCTTAGAGTGTCTAAAAGACTTTGCAAGAAAATCTTCCCTTACCAATCATATGAAAATTCATGCAGCAGAGAACCAGCAGTGTCCTATATGTCAAAAAATTATTACAAAGAGATGTAATCTTTTAACGCACATGAGAGTTCATAGTGGAGAAAAACCATATCAGTGCTCAGAATGTTCAAAGAATTTTTCAGCAAAATCCTATCTGGATAAGCACATGAGAGTTCATTCAGGGGAAAAACCATTCCAATGTTCAGAGTGTTTCAAAGGTTTTACAAATTATGCTAATGTGTTAACTCATATGAGAATTCATACTGGTGAGAAACCATATCAGTGCTCAGAATGCCATAAATCATTTTCACAGAAGGGTAATCTAGTAAAGCATAAAAGTATTCATACAGGACTAAAACCATATTTATGCTCAGTGTGTAAAAAAGGATTTACAGTCAAATCAGTTCTATTGCAACACATGAGAGTTCATACAGGAGAAAAACCATATCAGTGTACAGAGTGTCTCAAAGAATTTTCAGAAAGGTCTGTTCTTTTGAAACATATGAGAGTTCATACAGGGGAAAAACCGTATTCATGTTTAGAGTGTTTAAAATGCTTTTCACAAAAATCTACTTTAGATAACCATGTTAAAGTTCATACAGGAGAAAAACCACATTCATGTTCAGTTTGTCAAAAGGGCTTCTCCAAAAAGAGTTCTCTAGCTTCTCATATGAGAGTTcacacaggagagaaaccatacaaATGTTCAATTTGTACAAGATACTTCTCAGAGAAATCTTCTTTAATAAAACATAAGAGGCTTCATTCTGGAGAGAAGCCATATCAATGTTCAGTGTGTCTAAAAATGTTTTCAGAGACATCTGGTCTCTCTAAACATATGAAAGTTCATACGGGAGAGAAACCATTCAAGTGTTCAGAGTGTCTAAAGAGCTTTTCAGGAAAATCTAATTTAATAAAACATATGAgagttcatacaggagagaaacccttTCAGTGTTCAGTGTGTGCTAAAGAATTTTCTGAAAAATCTGCACTATTGAAACATGTACGaactcatacaggagagaaaccctaCAAATGTACAGTGTGTATTAAAGAATTTTCACTTCAATCTAGTTTAGTAATACACATGAGAACTCATACAGGCGATAAACCATATAAGTGTTCAATGTGTCCCAAAGCATTTCCAGACAAATCTGCTCTATCCAAACATATGAGAGTACATACAGGAGAAAAATTATATCAGTGTTCAGAGTGTCTTAGAGCCTTCTCAAAAAAATCCACTCTATTACGACATAAGAGAGTTAATTCAGGACAGAATTCACATCAGTGTTCTGAAATTATTATGTAA